The following proteins are co-located in the Polymorphospora rubra genome:
- a CDS encoding histidine phosphatase family protein, protein MRVLLIRHGQTPHNVSGALDTAFPGAGLTALGAAQALAVPGALLDEDITAIYASRLIRTQLTAAPLAEARRLEVRVRDGLEEVSAGELELRSDDEARHAYAGCVAGWMCGDLDRGMPGGPTGRDFFLRFDAALRAIAKDHDADDTIAVFSHGAAIRAYVALAADLDPQAATGLTILNTGLGLLVGHPDSGWDLARWSSDPLGGLELRDLRADDITGESAREATGER, encoded by the coding sequence GTGCGAGTACTGCTGATCCGTCATGGCCAGACTCCCCACAACGTGAGCGGGGCACTCGACACGGCCTTCCCCGGCGCCGGCCTGACCGCCCTCGGCGCGGCCCAGGCACTGGCGGTGCCCGGAGCACTGCTCGACGAGGACATCACCGCCATCTACGCCTCACGGCTGATCCGCACCCAGCTGACGGCCGCGCCGCTGGCCGAAGCGCGCCGACTCGAGGTCCGGGTGCGTGACGGGCTGGAAGAGGTGTCGGCCGGCGAACTCGAACTACGGTCGGACGACGAGGCGAGACACGCGTACGCCGGCTGCGTCGCCGGCTGGATGTGTGGTGACCTCGACCGCGGCATGCCGGGCGGACCGACCGGTCGGGACTTCTTCCTCCGCTTCGACGCGGCGCTGCGGGCCATCGCCAAGGACCACGACGCCGACGACACGATCGCGGTCTTCAGCCACGGTGCCGCCATCCGCGCCTACGTGGCACTCGCCGCCGACCTCGATCCGCAGGCCGCCACCGGGCTGACGATCCTGAACACCGGGCTGGGGCTGCTCGTCGGGCACCCCGATTCCGGGTGGGACCTGGCTCGCTGGTCGAGTGATCCGCTCGGCGGCCTCGAACTGCGGGACCTGCGGGCCGACGACATCACGGGCGAAAGCGCGCGGGAAGCGACCGGCGAGCGGTGA
- a CDS encoding PrsW family intramembrane metalloprotease yields MTTTSEPAAATPEPAASVRAAAIERTGWGTGFHLWQPRNACLWIYLAVVGYGTWHAFAVINTTARAYAPALVASTLIFAVYGALFWWFTTRIDRYSRLPLTLAVAAFVWGGLGATFTIAISANNALLSIYQKTLGQSWVMSWGPGLAAPFSEELGKGAGVLLLMFLASRTVRTAYDGFILGAFCGLGFQIFEDVLYALQSAPAEFGSHQMETSLQTVALRMATGFTSHILYSAVFCAGLVYLIGTAAQRRRPGLGLGLMLTAMVLHFLWDSPTGLSGGNLAVTWLLILLFTLLGIAVVSTVFRLTVGPEREAMRAVMTPEVDNGALTPAELDALSGGWKQRRTYRRGGGLGDRRRRRHRLEAAHDLADEIAKAGGRETDRVGYARAELVRFGRADGS; encoded by the coding sequence ATGACCACCACTTCCGAACCGGCGGCCGCGACCCCGGAGCCGGCGGCGAGCGTCCGTGCGGCCGCCATCGAGCGGACGGGCTGGGGAACCGGCTTCCACCTCTGGCAGCCCCGTAACGCCTGCCTCTGGATCTATCTGGCCGTCGTCGGCTACGGCACCTGGCACGCGTTCGCGGTGATCAACACGACTGCCCGCGCGTACGCGCCGGCGCTCGTGGCGAGCACCCTGATCTTCGCCGTCTACGGTGCTTTGTTCTGGTGGTTCACCACCCGCATCGACCGGTACTCCCGGCTCCCACTGACGCTGGCCGTGGCCGCTTTCGTCTGGGGTGGCCTCGGGGCCACCTTCACCATCGCCATCTCGGCCAACAACGCCCTGTTGAGCATCTACCAGAAGACTCTCGGCCAGTCCTGGGTCATGAGTTGGGGGCCCGGCCTGGCGGCACCGTTCTCCGAGGAACTCGGCAAGGGCGCCGGCGTGCTGCTGCTGATGTTCCTCGCCAGCCGCACGGTCCGGACCGCGTACGACGGATTCATCCTCGGCGCGTTCTGCGGCCTCGGCTTCCAGATCTTCGAGGACGTCCTGTACGCACTGCAGTCCGCGCCCGCCGAGTTCGGTTCGCATCAGATGGAGACCAGCCTGCAGACCGTGGCCCTGCGCATGGCCACCGGATTCACCTCGCACATCCTCTACTCCGCGGTCTTCTGCGCCGGCCTGGTCTACCTGATCGGCACCGCGGCACAACGACGCCGGCCCGGGCTCGGCCTGGGGCTCATGCTCACGGCCATGGTCCTGCACTTCCTCTGGGACTCGCCCACCGGCCTGTCCGGCGGCAACCTCGCGGTCACCTGGCTGCTGATCCTGCTGTTCACGCTGCTGGGGATCGCCGTCGTCAGCACCGTCTTCCGGCTCACCGTCGGACCCGAGCGTGAGGCGATGCGGGCGGTCATGACGCCCGAGGTCGACAACGGCGCTCTCACCCCGGCCGAACTCGACGCGCTCTCCGGCGGCTGGAAACAGCGCCGCACCTACCGCCGCGGCGGCGGCCTGGGTGACCGGCGCCGGCGGCGGCACCGCCTCGAAGCCGCACACGACCTGGCCGACGAGATCGCCAAAGCCGGCGGGCGGGAGACCGACCGGGTCGGCTACGCCCGCGCCGAACTCGTCCGGTTCGGTCGGGCCGACGGATCCTGA
- a CDS encoding LacI family DNA-binding transcriptional regulator — protein sequence MADVSVAKSRRLPVMGDVARLAGVSQMTVSRVLNDPGSVRPDTRERVLLAIKQLGYRRNSAARSLVTRRSQTLGVVCFDTTFHGPASMFNGIVHAAEEAGYAVSVASLRRPTADAATQAVQRLVHQSVEGLVLIAPQATEAMAFVRALPADTPVVAVENALPNVTSVSVDQELGARMATEHLLSLGHETVHHVRGPVDWSEANGRVDGWVAALEGQGRMVPRELVGDWSARSGYVAGQKLVRDPRTTAVFAANDSMALGVVRALLDAGARVPQDVSVVGFDDIPEAAYVTPPLTTVSQPFRDVGRRSIEILLDEIEGTAAGATSVIAPELVVRDSTSARRS from the coding sequence ATGGCCGATGTGAGTGTGGCGAAGAGCCGGCGGTTGCCGGTGATGGGGGATGTCGCGCGCCTGGCGGGCGTGTCGCAGATGACCGTGTCCCGGGTCCTGAACGACCCCGGATCGGTACGTCCGGACACCCGTGAGCGGGTCCTGCTGGCCATCAAGCAGCTCGGCTACCGGCGTAACAGCGCGGCGCGGAGCCTGGTCACCCGGCGTTCGCAGACGTTGGGCGTGGTCTGCTTCGACACCACGTTCCACGGGCCGGCGTCGATGTTCAACGGCATCGTGCACGCCGCCGAGGAGGCGGGATACGCGGTCAGTGTGGCGAGCCTGCGCCGCCCGACGGCCGATGCGGCGACCCAGGCCGTCCAGCGCCTTGTCCACCAGTCGGTGGAGGGGCTCGTCCTGATCGCGCCCCAGGCCACCGAGGCGATGGCGTTCGTGCGGGCGCTGCCCGCCGACACCCCGGTCGTCGCCGTGGAGAACGCGCTGCCGAACGTCACGAGCGTGTCGGTCGACCAGGAGCTGGGGGCCCGGATGGCCACCGAACACCTGCTGTCGCTGGGGCACGAGACCGTGCACCACGTGCGCGGACCGGTGGACTGGAGCGAGGCGAACGGCCGGGTCGACGGCTGGGTGGCGGCGCTGGAGGGGCAGGGCCGGATGGTGCCCCGGGAGCTCGTCGGGGACTGGAGCGCCAGGTCCGGCTATGTCGCCGGGCAGAAGCTGGTCCGGGATCCCCGTACGACGGCGGTGTTCGCCGCGAACGACTCGATGGCGTTGGGCGTGGTGCGGGCGCTGCTCGACGCGGGGGCACGGGTGCCGCAGGACGTCAGTGTGGTGGGGTTCGACGACATTCCCGAGGCGGCGTACGTGACGCCGCCGTTGACCACCGTGAGCCAGCCGTTCCGTGATGTCGGGCGGCGCAGCATCGAGATCCTGCTGGACGAGATCGAGGGCACGGCGGCGGGCGCGACGTCCGTTATCGCCCCTGAACTGGTGGTTCGCGACAGCACGTCGGCTCGCCGGTCGTAA
- a CDS encoding AI-2E family transporter, which yields MSAPLSSAKTRAALRSSALISLQMLLVLLMTWVALWILGRAWSVLWPLVIALLLTTLTWPLARFLRRHGWRPGLAASVVTVLFLLVGAGTVVGIAVPVAAQSGELVDGVVSGIQQLREWAAGPPLNIGDDQVSQAFDAAAAGIQNSVGSVINVTLTGVGTVVNGVVTTVLAIFLMFFFLKDGPRFLPWLTRQLPGRLAVDIPTVAARSWDTLGAFVRSQALVGLLDAVFIGLGLWIVGVPLVLPLAVLTFVSAFVPIVGALFAGFVAVLIAFVSNGPTDALIVLAIIIAVQQLEGNVFQPILQSRGLGLHAAVILLAVTLGSSMAGIVGSLLAVPVAALVAVAWNYVREQLSEPAREEDTGEKSPPQESPAAESPGAESPAAEPA from the coding sequence ATGTCTGCTCCATTGAGCTCCGCCAAGACGCGGGCTGCGCTACGCTCGTCGGCCCTCATCTCCCTTCAGATGCTGCTGGTCCTGCTGATGACGTGGGTGGCCCTGTGGATCCTGGGGCGGGCATGGTCGGTGCTCTGGCCACTCGTGATCGCCCTCCTCCTGACGACGCTGACCTGGCCGCTGGCCCGCTTCCTGCGCCGGCACGGCTGGCGTCCCGGCCTGGCCGCGTCGGTCGTGACCGTGCTGTTCCTCCTGGTCGGCGCGGGAACCGTGGTGGGGATCGCGGTGCCGGTGGCGGCGCAGTCCGGCGAACTGGTCGACGGCGTGGTGAGCGGCATCCAGCAGCTGCGGGAATGGGCGGCCGGTCCGCCGCTGAACATCGGCGACGACCAGGTCAGCCAGGCATTCGACGCGGCTGCCGCCGGAATTCAGAACAGCGTCGGCAGCGTCATCAACGTCACCCTCACCGGGGTGGGCACCGTGGTCAACGGCGTCGTCACCACCGTACTGGCGATCTTCCTCATGTTCTTCTTCCTCAAGGACGGCCCCCGGTTCCTGCCGTGGCTGACCCGGCAGCTGCCCGGCCGGCTCGCCGTCGACATTCCGACGGTGGCGGCGCGCAGCTGGGACACCCTCGGCGCGTTCGTACGCTCGCAGGCGCTGGTCGGCCTGCTGGACGCCGTCTTCATCGGCCTCGGCCTGTGGATCGTCGGCGTGCCGCTGGTGCTCCCACTGGCGGTGCTGACCTTCGTCTCGGCGTTCGTGCCGATCGTGGGCGCGCTCTTCGCCGGGTTCGTCGCGGTGCTCATCGCGTTCGTCTCGAACGGCCCCACCGATGCGCTGATCGTGCTGGCCATCATCATCGCGGTGCAGCAACTGGAGGGGAACGTCTTCCAACCGATCCTGCAGAGCCGGGGCCTCGGCCTGCACGCCGCGGTGATCCTGCTCGCCGTGACGCTGGGCAGCAGCATGGCGGGCATCGTGGGCAGCCTGCTCGCCGTACCGGTCGCGGCACTCGTCGCCGTGGCGTGGAACTACGTACGGGAACAGCTCAGCGAGCCGGCCCGGGAAGAGGACACCGGGGAGAAGTCACCCCCGCAGGAGTCGCCGGCGGCGGAGTCACCCGGGGCGGAGTCACCGGCGGCGGAGCCGGCCTGA
- a CDS encoding glycosyltransferase 87 family protein, whose product MRGRRVILLWTVFALVAAVSIGLVLRRPDHLSDLYIYRGALVDLLAGRPLYGYEAANGGPFTYPPFAALVLWPVAVLPAAVLEATWLLLTVAAVIVVAVPVGGVLAANRNGGPAGRFSRPLAIAATATVLMLSAPVQSNLRFGQVSIFIVLLALLDGMKVVPARWRGVLVGVAAAVKLTPLLFVAYFLAARRYRDAARAVAAFLACAAVAAVALPRESWTYWAGTMTQTSRIGDLASLGNQSVHGMLLRVGLPSGALPVVWAALVAAICLVALWRARQLTADGRPGHAAVLVGCATVAASPVSWTHHQIWTVLAGMLLVGATGVARRVAGVALLVTMVVSLGVVLGPVSTRPGVQFLFENARVLAACALCLAGFGGVAVAAARSRRRPAGRAWLRVGVAAAATLAFFAVQPLPAGADPTFKAYSLAEVANPRYFFVCRGQAGCAAYGGPEPVTFGTAVEPTKVRVNGVVSAQVARLEYYSAPGGAPRDIPLLAAYPGSRTFSFRSATMSHGRLVAYGADGRPLATYDDELAAAFGRR is encoded by the coding sequence ATGCGAGGCCGTCGGGTGATTCTGCTGTGGACCGTGTTCGCGCTCGTCGCGGCGGTCTCCATCGGCCTGGTGCTGCGGCGCCCGGACCACCTGTCCGACCTGTACATCTACCGGGGTGCGCTGGTCGATCTGCTGGCCGGCCGGCCCCTGTACGGGTACGAGGCGGCCAACGGCGGGCCGTTCACCTACCCGCCGTTCGCCGCGCTCGTGCTCTGGCCGGTCGCGGTGCTGCCCGCCGCGGTACTGGAGGCGACCTGGCTGCTGCTGACCGTCGCCGCCGTGATCGTCGTCGCCGTTCCGGTCGGCGGGGTCCTGGCCGCCAACCGGAACGGCGGGCCGGCGGGGCGGTTCAGCCGGCCGCTGGCCATCGCGGCGACCGCGACGGTGCTGATGCTCTCCGCCCCGGTGCAGAGCAACCTGCGCTTCGGGCAGGTGAGCATCTTCATCGTGCTCCTGGCCCTGCTCGACGGCATGAAGGTCGTCCCGGCCCGGTGGCGCGGGGTGCTGGTCGGGGTGGCCGCCGCGGTGAAGCTCACCCCGCTGCTGTTCGTGGCGTACTTCCTCGCCGCGCGCCGTTACCGCGACGCCGCCCGCGCGGTGGCCGCCTTCCTGGCCTGCGCGGCCGTCGCCGCCGTGGCACTGCCGCGGGAGAGTTGGACCTACTGGGCCGGCACGATGACGCAGACCTCCCGGATCGGCGACCTGGCCTCGCTGGGCAACCAGTCGGTGCACGGGATGCTGCTGCGGGTGGGCCTCCCGTCGGGTGCCCTGCCGGTGGTGTGGGCCGCCCTGGTCGCCGCCATCTGCCTGGTCGCGCTGTGGCGGGCCCGGCAGCTCACCGCCGACGGACGCCCCGGGCACGCCGCGGTGCTGGTCGGCTGCGCCACGGTGGCCGCCTCGCCGGTCTCCTGGACCCATCACCAGATCTGGACCGTGCTGGCCGGGATGCTGCTGGTCGGCGCGACCGGGGTGGCCCGCCGGGTCGCCGGCGTCGCGCTGCTGGTGACCATGGTGGTCTCGCTCGGCGTGGTGCTCGGTCCGGTCTCGACCCGCCCCGGGGTGCAGTTCCTCTTCGAGAACGCCCGTGTGCTCGCCGCCTGCGCACTCTGCCTGGCCGGCTTCGGCGGCGTCGCGGTCGCCGCCGCCCGGTCCCGGCGCCGGCCCGCCGGCCGGGCCTGGCTACGGGTGGGCGTGGCGGCCGCCGCCACGCTGGCGTTCTTCGCCGTGCAGCCGCTGCCGGCCGGAGCCGACCCGACCTTCAAGGCCTACTCGCTGGCCGAGGTGGCCAACCCCCGGTACTTCTTCGTCTGCCGCGGTCAGGCCGGCTGCGCCGCGTACGGCGGGCCGGAGCCGGTCACGTTCGGCACCGCCGTCGAGCCGACCAAGGTACGCGTCAACGGGGTGGTCTCCGCACAGGTGGCCCGCCTGGAGTACTACTCGGCGCCCGGGGGAGCGCCCCGGGACATTCCGCTGCTCGCCGCCTATCCGGGATCGCGTACGTTCTCGTTCCGGTCGGCGACGATGAGCCACGGTCGGCTGGTGGCGTACGGGGCCGACGGTCGGCCGCTCGCCACCTACGACGACGAGTTGGCCGCCGCGTTCGGACGTCGCTGA
- a CDS encoding PQQ-binding-like beta-propeller repeat protein, translating into MTGISRRSFTFGASSLALGGLAATQLATPAVAAPAQPAAGTPGAAPAQPRSFGRTGPDFPQVCGDYGNQNHSTLKKITRQNVSRLRGAWRVDLEGGDTSQSQQSTAVAENGVIYVQTRQQGVYAVDGRTGAVKWRRRLSERTADLRGVALAEGRVFTTDGDNYVWALDKRTGEVIWRRQLLTADEEGDPDAGCDPEQGQCGGQRGVLAGAVIHYDNRLFIGMAGSTGGARGRAYCLNATDGRIEWIFWGAPGEGEYGNDTWAGDSWKTGGAVPWIHPAVDPDLNLVYWTFGNPYPRTDGSSREGANLFANSIVAIDIATGRRRWHFQSVHHDIWDYDNVMAPVLADLRIGNRLRKVVIYGSKTCYFYVLDRATGEPVHGMEERPVPQEARQKTWPTQPFPGGEPFVQTHPTYDNPTRPVPFYPWGGLYDVFWDRATILYPGAGGGADWSHNSFNPRTGLLYTGYGLINSSFSNTRGGRVNTARPFGQGTGGGIVATDPRTNTVVWRKPSEWSLAHGNGILTTDGGVMFQGGPDGVLHAMDDTNGKTLWSWQTGAGVATSPITYEVDGEQYVAVLAGGNGLPYRDVPRGDFLWAFKIGGKVPPAPAPTPPSKVIDITAAAVAGSAVNFTVTLGRTWDAANRRPAAQENTVSTSAMAPQHLTVRVGDTVTFVNPADNTRPHSASSFFESEWDTDVLQPGESATHTFTRPGTYFYNDCVYPQSTGKIVVTK; encoded by the coding sequence ATGACCGGGATCAGCCGCCGTTCCTTCACCTTCGGCGCCTCCTCGCTCGCCCTGGGCGGTCTGGCCGCGACCCAGCTGGCGACACCGGCCGTCGCCGCGCCCGCCCAGCCGGCGGCGGGAACCCCCGGCGCCGCGCCCGCGCAACCGCGCAGCTTCGGCCGGACCGGGCCCGACTTTCCGCAGGTGTGCGGCGACTACGGCAACCAGAACCACTCCACCCTGAAGAAGATCACCCGGCAGAACGTCTCCCGCCTGCGTGGCGCATGGCGGGTCGACCTCGAGGGCGGCGACACCAGCCAGTCGCAACAGAGCACTGCCGTGGCGGAGAACGGCGTCATCTACGTCCAGACCCGACAGCAGGGCGTGTACGCGGTGGACGGACGTACCGGTGCCGTCAAGTGGCGGCGGCGGCTCTCCGAGCGCACCGCGGACCTGCGCGGCGTGGCACTGGCCGAAGGCCGGGTGTTCACCACCGACGGCGACAACTACGTCTGGGCCCTGGACAAGCGCACCGGCGAGGTGATCTGGCGCCGCCAGCTGCTGACCGCCGACGAGGAGGGCGACCCCGACGCGGGCTGCGACCCCGAACAGGGCCAGTGCGGAGGCCAGCGGGGCGTCCTGGCCGGCGCGGTCATCCACTACGACAACCGGCTCTTCATCGGGATGGCCGGCAGCACCGGCGGCGCCCGCGGACGCGCCTACTGCCTGAACGCCACCGACGGCCGGATCGAGTGGATCTTCTGGGGAGCGCCCGGTGAGGGCGAGTACGGCAACGACACCTGGGCCGGCGACTCGTGGAAGACCGGCGGCGCGGTGCCCTGGATCCACCCGGCGGTCGACCCCGACCTCAACCTCGTCTACTGGACCTTCGGCAACCCGTATCCCCGTACCGACGGGTCGAGCCGGGAGGGGGCGAACCTCTTCGCCAACTCCATCGTGGCCATCGACATCGCCACCGGACGTCGCCGGTGGCACTTCCAGTCGGTCCACCACGACATCTGGGACTACGACAACGTCATGGCACCTGTGCTCGCCGATCTGCGGATCGGCAACCGGCTGCGCAAGGTGGTCATCTACGGCAGCAAGACCTGCTACTTCTACGTACTGGACCGGGCCACCGGCGAACCCGTGCACGGCATGGAGGAACGCCCCGTCCCGCAGGAGGCGCGCCAGAAGACCTGGCCCACCCAGCCGTTCCCCGGCGGCGAGCCGTTCGTCCAGACCCACCCGACGTACGACAACCCGACCCGGCCGGTGCCGTTCTATCCGTGGGGCGGGCTCTACGACGTCTTCTGGGACCGGGCCACGATCCTCTATCCGGGCGCGGGTGGCGGGGCGGACTGGTCGCACAACTCGTTCAACCCGCGTACCGGCCTGCTCTACACCGGATACGGCCTGATCAACTCGTCGTTCTCGAACACCCGCGGCGGGCGGGTGAACACCGCGCGTCCGTTCGGCCAGGGCACCGGCGGCGGCATCGTGGCCACCGACCCGCGGACCAACACCGTGGTGTGGCGCAAGCCGAGCGAATGGTCGTTGGCGCACGGCAACGGCATCCTGACCACCGACGGCGGCGTGATGTTCCAGGGCGGCCCGGACGGCGTGCTGCACGCCATGGACGACACCAACGGAAAGACGCTGTGGAGCTGGCAGACCGGTGCCGGCGTGGCCACCTCGCCGATCACCTACGAGGTCGACGGCGAGCAGTACGTCGCCGTACTCGCCGGCGGCAACGGCCTGCCGTACCGGGACGTGCCCAGGGGCGACTTCCTGTGGGCGTTCAAGATCGGGGGCAAGGTGCCGCCGGCGCCCGCGCCGACCCCGCCCTCGAAGGTCATCGACATCACCGCGGCGGCGGTCGCCGGGTCGGCGGTCAACTTCACCGTGACCCTCGGCCGTACCTGGGACGCCGCCAACCGCCGGCCCGCCGCCCAGGAGAACACCGTGTCGACCTCGGCGATGGCTCCCCAGCACCTGACGGTACGGGTGGGCGACACGGTGACGTTCGTCAACCCGGCCGACAACACCCGGCCGCACTCGGCGTCGTCGTTCTTCGAGTCCGAATGGGACACCGACGTGCTGCAACCGGGTGAGTCGGCGACCCACACCTTCACCCGGCCCGGCACCTACTTCTACAACGACTGCGTCTACCCGCAGAGCACCGGGAAGATCGTCGTCACGAAGTGA
- a CDS encoding PQQ-binding-like beta-propeller repeat protein — MDFPKVGGNLGNQNYTSLRSINRGNVRRLGGAWVNRIEGGLASGNSQSTAVAVDGVLYIESAPGNVIAVDGVTGETRWRYDQTRGTLTRRGVAVGGGYVYTKSNDNYVIALDQETGQVAWERQVNGYGNIEKVAVVYADGLLFCGTNDGARGAAIALDARNGDVVWHFWGIPGPGEFGNDSWEGDSWMQGGATPWIHPAVDPELGLSFWTFGNARGNNSSQDGSRRGGMNLFANSIVALDMRTGAYRWHFQSVHHDIWDMDNVMAPVLADVRIKGRQHKVVVYGSKTGMFYILDRADGTAPLGIVERPVPQEPRQKTWPTQPYPVQGAWTETRVVDQPLGTSVPGDPNRAVPNYKQGALYDPHWDTPILSIPGHGGGADWSHMSFSHRTGLVYTGFGYVAAAHSLTESSNGLRPPGEYQTGGVVAVDVSTNKVKWKQRMPYSLAHGNGILTTASDLMFIGQPDGNLLAMDARTGRELWRFQTGAAISSSPIMYRVGDREYLAVYAGGTSIPYGNSAPRGDFLWAFEIGGDLGPAPTPPPPVVRRPVSGGPVDGTAVANTVVIGRTYDAGSGTIGQTESFTVAGMAPTHLRVPVGTTVTFTNHPGNAGQRGVTQFFEGLFDVRLDPGESFRYTFTRRGEYFFNDPGSPRSTGKIEVY; from the coding sequence GTGGACTTCCCCAAGGTCGGCGGCAACCTCGGCAACCAGAACTACACGTCACTGCGCAGCATCAACCGGGGCAACGTCCGCCGGCTCGGGGGCGCCTGGGTCAACCGCATCGAGGGCGGCCTCGCCAGCGGCAACAGCCAGAGCACCGCGGTCGCCGTCGACGGCGTCCTCTATATCGAATCCGCGCCCGGCAACGTGATCGCGGTCGACGGCGTCACCGGCGAGACCAGGTGGCGCTACGACCAGACCCGCGGCACGCTCACCCGGCGCGGCGTAGCCGTCGGCGGCGGATACGTCTACACCAAGTCCAACGACAACTACGTCATCGCCCTCGACCAGGAGACCGGCCAGGTCGCCTGGGAACGCCAGGTCAACGGATACGGCAACATCGAGAAGGTCGCCGTCGTGTACGCCGACGGCCTGCTCTTCTGCGGCACCAACGACGGCGCACGCGGAGCCGCCATCGCGCTCGACGCCCGCAACGGCGACGTCGTCTGGCACTTCTGGGGCATCCCCGGGCCCGGTGAGTTCGGCAACGACAGCTGGGAGGGCGACTCCTGGATGCAGGGCGGGGCGACGCCGTGGATCCATCCCGCCGTCGACCCCGAACTCGGCCTCAGCTTCTGGACGTTCGGTAACGCCCGCGGCAACAACTCCTCACAGGACGGTTCCCGCCGTGGCGGGATGAACCTCTTCGCCAACTCGATCGTCGCGCTCGACATGCGTACCGGTGCCTACCGCTGGCACTTCCAGTCGGTCCACCACGACATCTGGGACATGGACAACGTGATGGCCCCGGTTCTCGCCGACGTCCGGATCAAGGGCCGCCAGCACAAGGTCGTCGTCTACGGCAGCAAGACCGGCATGTTCTACATCCTCGACCGGGCCGACGGGACCGCGCCGTTGGGCATCGTCGAGCGGCCGGTCCCGCAGGAACCACGCCAGAAGACCTGGCCGACCCAGCCCTATCCGGTGCAGGGCGCCTGGACCGAAACGCGGGTGGTCGACCAGCCGCTCGGCACCTCGGTACCCGGCGATCCCAACCGGGCGGTACCCAACTACAAGCAGGGTGCGCTCTACGACCCGCACTGGGACACGCCGATCCTGTCGATCCCCGGACACGGGGGCGGTGCCGACTGGTCGCACATGTCGTTCAGTCACCGGACCGGACTGGTGTACACCGGCTTCGGGTACGTCGCCGCCGCGCACTCGCTGACCGAGAGCAGCAACGGCCTGCGGCCCCCGGGCGAATACCAGACCGGTGGCGTCGTCGCCGTCGACGTGAGCACGAACAAGGTGAAGTGGAAGCAGCGGATGCCGTACTCGCTGGCCCACGGCAACGGGATCCTCACCACGGCCAGCGACCTGATGTTCATCGGGCAGCCGGACGGGAACCTGCTCGCCATGGACGCGCGCACCGGGCGCGAGCTGTGGCGGTTCCAGACCGGCGCCGCGATCAGCTCCAGCCCGATCATGTACCGGGTTGGCGACCGGGAGTACCTCGCCGTCTACGCCGGCGGCACGAGTATCCCGTACGGAAACTCCGCACCGCGCGGTGACTTCCTCTGGGCCTTCGAGATCGGCGGCGATCTCGGTCCGGCACCCACGCCGCCGCCACCGGTCGTTCGCCGGCCGGTCTCCGGCGGTCCGGTGGACGGCACGGCCGTGGCGAACACGGTCGTGATCGGCCGGACCTACGACGCGGGCAGCGGCACGATCGGCCAGACCGAGTCGTTCACCGTGGCCGGCATGGCACCGACCCACCTGCGGGTGCCGGTGGGTACGACGGTCACGTTCACCAACCACCCCGGCAACGCCGGCCAGCGCGGGGTGACGCAGTTCTTCGAGGGGCTCTTCGACGTCCGGCTCGACCCCGGCGAGTCGTTCCGGTACACCTTCACCCGTCGCGGCGAGTACTTCTTCAACGACCCGGGCAGTCCACGCTCCACCGGCAAGATCGAGGTCTACTGA